Proteins co-encoded in one Puntigrus tetrazona isolate hp1 chromosome 20, ASM1883169v1, whole genome shotgun sequence genomic window:
- the LOC122324570 gene encoding P-selectin isoform X1, whose protein sequence is MVLSSHIRLFGYLVLITGNYDVKAWTYNYSTNVNMDWTTARQWCQERFTDMVAIQNHKEVEYLNQFLPFHPTYYWIGIRKIDGNWTWVGTKKILDPGAENWAENEPNNKGSGQDCVEIYIKRSKETAKWNDEKCSKKKATVCYLASCSKESCSEHAECVENIGSYECQCHPGFKGPRCEEAVQCLAIIDAPGGGNMNCTHPFSINSFNSSCEFRCEEGFELKGSNTTWCDQTGNWTHKPPTCQAVACDPLMTPANSQLTCADPLGKFSFRSSCNTACEEGYTLRGETTLTCQSDGNWSAPSPACEVIRCDALESVQHGSLRCRDHLGKFSYGSLCWLECAVGFTLNGTNSTYCTLQGKWSQEFPVCQALQCRPLMNPSRGTVNCSHPNGQFSFGTVCEVSCEAGFKLHGTPQTECLDMGKWTDATPFCFAQQCPRLTAPVNGWLNCSHPHSLFSFGSQCFSGCEPGFEITGESNMECSASGNWSQEMPSCAAVRCKPLLLFHLPELGPPPSMNCSHPHGNFSFGSECMFQCAESQELSGTSQLFCSSSGSWTNSPPRCVVKKMSLSTGMLMYTAVGAASSAGLLLLGGLIFLLMRQFSKKGMHVVSRHLRRSEALSEGVQLKAL, encoded by the exons ATGGTTTTGTCATCACATATTAGACTATTTGGATATCTTGTCCTTATAACTGGAAATTATGAtg TGAAAGCCTGGACTTACAATTATAGTACGAACGTTAATATGGACTGGACAACAGCTCGCCAGTGGTGTCAGGAGCGCTTCACTGATATGGTGGCCATTCAAAACCATAAAGAAGTTGAATACCTCAACCAATTTCTACCTTTCCATCCAACGTACTATTGGATTGGCATTAGGAAGATTGATGGTAACTGGACTTGGGTTGGGACAAAAAAGATCTTAGACCCTGGCGCAGAAAACTGGGCTGAAAATGAACCAAATAACAAGGGATCTGGACAAGACTGCGTAGAGATTTACATTAAGCGGAGCAAAGAAACAGCCAAGTGGAATGATGAGAAGTGCAGCAAAAAGAAAGCAACTGTCTGTTATTTAG CCTCCTGCTCAAAGGAGTCCTGCAGTGAGCATGCTGAGTGTGTGGAGAATATTGGGAGCTACGAATGTCAATGTCACCCAGGTTTTAAGGGGCCACGCTGTGAGGAAG CTGTCCAGTGTCTGGCCATTATCGATGCCCCTGGTGGTGGGAATATGAACTGCACTCACCCTTTTTCCATTAATAGCTTCAACTCCAGTTGTGAGTTCAGGTGTGAAGAGGGATTTGAGCTCAAGGGCTCAAATACAACATGGTGTGACCAGACTGGGAACTGGACACACAAACCCCCCACTTGCCAAG CTGTGGCTTGTGACCCCCTCATGACCCCTGCAAACAGTCAACTGACATGTGCTGATCCACTGGGAAAGTTCTCTTTTCGCTCTTCTTGTAACACTGCTTGTGAAGAGGGATACACACTGAGAGGAGAAACCACACTCACTTGTCAGAGTGATGGCAACTGGTCAGCACCATCACCTGCATGTGAAG TTATAAGATGTGATGCTCTGGAGTCTGTTCAGCATGGCTCTCTGCGCTGTCGGGACCACCTGGGGAAGTTCAGTTATGGTTCCCTGTGCTGGCTGGAGTGTGCAGTTGGATTTACTTTGAATGGAACTAATTCTACTTACTGCACCTTGCAAGGGAAATGGAGCCAAGAGTTTCCTGTTTGTCAAG CACTGCAGTGCAGGCCCTTAATGAACCCCTCTCGCGGCACTGTAAACTGCAGTCATCCTAATGGGCAGTTCAGCTTCGGTACAGTGTGTGAAGTAAGCTGTGAGGCAGGCTTCAAACTACATGGCACACCCCAAACAGAGTGCTTGGATATGGGAAAGTGGACCGATGCCACACCATTCTGCTTCG CTCAACAGTGCCCCCGTTTGACTGCCCCGGTCAATGGCTGGTTGAACTGTTCTCATCCTCACTCTCTGTTTAGCTTTGGCTCCCAGTGCTTCTCGGGATGTGAGCCTGGCTTTGAGATTACAGGAGAATCTAACATGGAGTGCTCTGCATCTGGGAACTGGAGTCAGGAGATGCCCTCTTGTGCTG CTGTTCGCTGTAAGCCCCTTTTACTCTTTCATCTTCCTGAGCTGGGACCTCCACCCTCGATGAACTGCTCTCACCCACATGGAAACTTCAGCTTTGGTTCTGAGTGTATGTTTCAGTGCGCCGAGAGTCAGGAGCTCAGTGGAACCAGTCAGCTCTTCTGCTCCTCCAGTGGGTCCTGGACAAACTCTCCACCCAGATGTGTTG TAAAGAAGATGTCATTGAGTACGGGCATGCTGATGTATACAGCTGTGGGAGCTGCTTCTTCAGCTGGTCTACTTCTACTTGGAGGActaatttttctgttgatgcGCCAATTCAGCAAAAAGG GGATGCATGTGGTCTCCAGGCATCTGAGGAGGAGTGAGGCCTTGTCTGAAGGGGTCCAGCTTAAAGCTCTGTGA
- the LOC122324572 gene encoding P-selectin-like gives MNNILLTSDSVARRLKRTMAGGKATSVHKVLIHLWFILVSVEGWTYHWTKDETMSWNETREWCKNRYTDIVMVHNENVTNFLKKSMETITSPYYWIGLKKNEHTWIWVANGQTVKYLNWAPNEPNNKSDEKCVELYITKETHSGQWNDENCQSRKHPLCQKAHCLNDTCTDREDCIEEVNNFTCVCKPGFSGPKCETVVSCDPLSVPLHGRMNCSGLFGNHSLNSSCTFSCAGDYKLEGTAELICSSSGSWNAPPPSCAAECFPVLMFGGGLMNCTEGHDSKRSACSVQCPPGHVLLGFVEFTCRADGTWESSFPLMCASYVHFLFALLVSVVISVFCGCLFCWSKCSQSKSAVRLRTPQETVNQAYGTEHAPLEGPLCSE, from the exons ATGAACAATATTCTATTAACAAGTGACTCCGTCGCGAGGAGACTAAAGAGAACCATG GCTGGAGGTAAAGCAACATCTGTGCACAAAGTTTTGATTCATCTCTGGTTCATTTTGG TCAGTGTTGAAGGATGGACATATCATTGGACAAAGGACGAGACAATGTCATGGAATGAGACGAGAGAATGGTGTAAAAATCGTTACACAGACATTGTGATGGTCCACAATGAAAATGTAactaattttcttaaaaaatctATGGAAACGATAACATCTCCCTACTACTGGATTGGACTGAAAAAGAACGAACACACTTGGATTTGGGTTGCCAATGGACAAACTGTGAAATATCTAAACTGGGCACCCAACGAGCCCAACAACAAGTCTGATGAAAAATGTGTGGAATTATATATCACCAAAGAAACACATAGTGGACAGTGGAACGATGAAAACTGTCAATCGAGAAAGCATCCTTTATGCCAAAAAG CACACTGTCTAAATGACACATGCACTGATAGAGAAGACTGCATAGAGGAAGTCAACAACTTTACATGTGTGTGCAAACCAGGTTTCTCTGGGCCAAAGTGTGAAACAG tcGTTTCATGTGATCCGCTCTCTGTACCACTACATGGCAGGATGAATTGCTCCGGTCTGTTTGGGAATCATTCCCTCAACTCAAGCTGTACATTTTCTTGTGCTGGTGATTATAAACTGGAGGGTACAGCTGAGCTCATATGCAGTTCCTCCGGTTCATGGAATGCGCCGCCACCTTCATGTGCAG CGGAGTGTTTTCCTGTTCTCATGTTTGGTGGTGGATTGATGAACTGCACTGAAGGACATGACAGTAAAAGATCTGCCTGTAGCGTACAGTGTCCACCTGGACATGTGCTGCTAGGTTTTGTTGAGTTCACCTGCAGAGCTGATGGCACATGGGAGTCTTCATTTCCACTAATGTGTGCAA GTTATGTCCATTTTCTGTTTGCTCTTTTGGTATCTGTTGTCATCTCAGTGTTTTGtggctgtttattttgttggtcCAAGTGCAGTCAGA gTAAAAGTGCAGTAAGATTAAG AACTCCACAAGAAACGGTGAATCAAGCCTATGGAACAGAACACGCACCACTAGAGGGCCCTCTCTGTtcagaataa
- the LOC122324570 gene encoding P-selectin isoform X2, whose protein sequence is MVLSSHIRLFGYLVLITGNYDVKAWTYNYSTNVNMDWTTARQWCQERFTDMVAIQNHKEVEYLNQFLPFHPTYYWIGIRKIDGNWTWVGTKKILDPGAENWAENEPNNKGSGQDCVEIYIKRSKETAKWNDEKCSKKKATVCYLASCSKESCSEHAECVENIGSYECQCHPGFKGPRCEEAVQCLAIIDAPGGGNMNCTHPFSINSFNSSCEFRCEEGFELKGSNTTWCDQTGNWTHKPPTCQAVACDPLMTPANSQLTCADPLGKFSFRSSCNTACEEGYTLRGETTLTCQSDGNWSAPSPACEVIRCDALESVQHGSLRCRDHLGKFSYGSLCWLECAVGFTLNGTNSTYCTLQGKWSQEFPVCQALQCRPLMNPSRGTVNCSHPNGQFSFGTVCEVSCEAGFKLHGTPQTECLDMGKWTDATPFCFAQQCPRLTAPVNGWLNCSHPHSLFSFGSQCFSGCEPGFEITGESNMECSASGNWSQEMPSCAAVRCKPLLLFHLPELGPPPSMNCSHPHGNFSFGSECMFQCAESQELSGTSQLFCSSSGSWTNSPPRCVVKKMSLSTGMLMYTAVGAASSAGLLLLGGLIFLLMRQFSKKAKYSRADSLWKENLNPIFEFN, encoded by the exons ATGGTTTTGTCATCACATATTAGACTATTTGGATATCTTGTCCTTATAACTGGAAATTATGAtg TGAAAGCCTGGACTTACAATTATAGTACGAACGTTAATATGGACTGGACAACAGCTCGCCAGTGGTGTCAGGAGCGCTTCACTGATATGGTGGCCATTCAAAACCATAAAGAAGTTGAATACCTCAACCAATTTCTACCTTTCCATCCAACGTACTATTGGATTGGCATTAGGAAGATTGATGGTAACTGGACTTGGGTTGGGACAAAAAAGATCTTAGACCCTGGCGCAGAAAACTGGGCTGAAAATGAACCAAATAACAAGGGATCTGGACAAGACTGCGTAGAGATTTACATTAAGCGGAGCAAAGAAACAGCCAAGTGGAATGATGAGAAGTGCAGCAAAAAGAAAGCAACTGTCTGTTATTTAG CCTCCTGCTCAAAGGAGTCCTGCAGTGAGCATGCTGAGTGTGTGGAGAATATTGGGAGCTACGAATGTCAATGTCACCCAGGTTTTAAGGGGCCACGCTGTGAGGAAG CTGTCCAGTGTCTGGCCATTATCGATGCCCCTGGTGGTGGGAATATGAACTGCACTCACCCTTTTTCCATTAATAGCTTCAACTCCAGTTGTGAGTTCAGGTGTGAAGAGGGATTTGAGCTCAAGGGCTCAAATACAACATGGTGTGACCAGACTGGGAACTGGACACACAAACCCCCCACTTGCCAAG CTGTGGCTTGTGACCCCCTCATGACCCCTGCAAACAGTCAACTGACATGTGCTGATCCACTGGGAAAGTTCTCTTTTCGCTCTTCTTGTAACACTGCTTGTGAAGAGGGATACACACTGAGAGGAGAAACCACACTCACTTGTCAGAGTGATGGCAACTGGTCAGCACCATCACCTGCATGTGAAG TTATAAGATGTGATGCTCTGGAGTCTGTTCAGCATGGCTCTCTGCGCTGTCGGGACCACCTGGGGAAGTTCAGTTATGGTTCCCTGTGCTGGCTGGAGTGTGCAGTTGGATTTACTTTGAATGGAACTAATTCTACTTACTGCACCTTGCAAGGGAAATGGAGCCAAGAGTTTCCTGTTTGTCAAG CACTGCAGTGCAGGCCCTTAATGAACCCCTCTCGCGGCACTGTAAACTGCAGTCATCCTAATGGGCAGTTCAGCTTCGGTACAGTGTGTGAAGTAAGCTGTGAGGCAGGCTTCAAACTACATGGCACACCCCAAACAGAGTGCTTGGATATGGGAAAGTGGACCGATGCCACACCATTCTGCTTCG CTCAACAGTGCCCCCGTTTGACTGCCCCGGTCAATGGCTGGTTGAACTGTTCTCATCCTCACTCTCTGTTTAGCTTTGGCTCCCAGTGCTTCTCGGGATGTGAGCCTGGCTTTGAGATTACAGGAGAATCTAACATGGAGTGCTCTGCATCTGGGAACTGGAGTCAGGAGATGCCCTCTTGTGCTG CTGTTCGCTGTAAGCCCCTTTTACTCTTTCATCTTCCTGAGCTGGGACCTCCACCCTCGATGAACTGCTCTCACCCACATGGAAACTTCAGCTTTGGTTCTGAGTGTATGTTTCAGTGCGCCGAGAGTCAGGAGCTCAGTGGAACCAGTCAGCTCTTCTGCTCCTCCAGTGGGTCCTGGACAAACTCTCCACCCAGATGTGTTG TAAAGAAGATGTCATTGAGTACGGGCATGCTGATGTATACAGCTGTGGGAGCTGCTTCTTCAGCTGGTCTACTTCTACTTGGAGGActaatttttctgttgatgcGCCAATTCAGCAAAAAGG CTAAATACAGTCGGGCCGACTCTTTATGGAAAGAGAATTTGAACCCAATTtttgaattcaattaa